Proteins found in one Drosophila innubila isolate TH190305 chromosome X, UK_Dinn_1.0, whole genome shotgun sequence genomic segment:
- the LOC117781909 gene encoding uncharacterized protein LOC117781909 encodes MPLKAVCIELRPNLCSGHVFLQFEHDLGDSSSKTRVVIKEHDVHIVEDGVDNAGAEDDAKSELVIRHASFGMDIQQISVFMASGQHISFRFNYTHIDLEALQKAANMLEEPKSQPLLLSFAEREDYVSLHCSKCLYELVPSCSYKRLREFPSGLVDPSEFFCHNHGTTCKSSKPSNQQPTLVPGSSDLYYGLNHIVLNIAVLESRVINSSDHLYCKRCMQMLGLTILKDAAAKLWSDALRWLPTKDASTETTDTHPSLPRQLFQHSTVTQMMLRLLSNLWTQSMPQFCLGTSRALLMATMPNRQQQYMLIHVLERQLAVLRRIPQGTTTEETQQLHYFRACKLYFRVFDNSLDELEQQMDLPRLHISPYLFLELQERLNRNSQLIPRAWRYNSVEEKLLLTYFFYENEQQEQQKLEQKTPLLVKLTTPKKQSKQKKPESELKLEQEQEEYETDAGLDASLDEDEDDEEKEDEDETDSDSDDEHSDTDSETSSTLLHKSAPIREYEQNLVKRWLTQRQSSPDSKY; translated from the exons ATGCCGTTGAAGGCCGTGTGCATCGAGTTGCGCCCAAATTTGTGCAGCGGCCATGTATTTCTGCAATTCGAGCACGACTTgggcgacagcagcagcaaaacgcGCGTCGTCATCAAGGAACATGACGTACACATTGTGGAAGACGGCGTGGACAACGCTGGGGCTGAGGATGACGCTAAGAGTGAGCTTGTGATTCGTCATGCCAGCTTTGGGATGGACATTCAGCAGATTTCAGTGTTCATGGCGAGTGGCCAACATATCAGCTTTCGTTTCAATTACACGCACATTGATCTCGAAGCATTGCAAAAGGCTGCAAATATGTTGGAAGAACCAAAATCTCAACCGTTGTTGCTCAGCTTTGCGGAACGCGAAGATTACGTGTCGCTGCACTGCAGCAAGTGTCTGTACGAGCTGGTGCCCAGCTGTAGTTACAAACGCCTGCGCGAATTTCCCAGCGGTCTCGTCGATCCCAGCGAGTTTTTCTGTCACAACCACGGAACGACGTGCAAGTCGTCTAAGCCGTCCAATCAGCAGCCAACATTGGTGCCCGGCTCCTCTGATCTCTACTATGGCCTCAATCACATTGTGCTTAACATAGCTGTGCTGGAGAGTAGAGTCATCAACTCGTCGGATCATCTCTACTGCAAACGCTGCATGCAGATGTTGGGACTCACCATATTGAAGGATGCCGCTGCCAAGCTGTGGTCCGATGCGCTGCGTTGGCTGCCAACCAAGGACGCATCAACAGAGACCACAGATACACATCCATCGTTGCCCCGCCAGCTGTTCCAGCACTCGACAGTGACACAAATGATGCTGCGATTGCTCAGCAATCTATGGACGCAATCGATGCCACAGTTTTGTCTTGGCACCAGTCGTGCCCTGCTCATGGCCACAATGCCCAATCGCCAGCAGCAATATATGCTTATCCACGTGCTCGAGCGTCAGCTTGCCGTGCTACGTCGCATACCCCAAGGGACGACAACTGAGGAGACACAACAATTGCATTACTTTCGCGCCTGTAAGCTTTATTTCCGTGTGTTTGACAACAGTCTGGATGAGCTGGAGCAACAAATGGATTTGCCAAGGCTGCACATTTCACCGTATCTATTTCTGGAGCTGCAGGAGCGATTGAATCGCAACTCCCAGTTGATACCACGCGCCTGGCGCTACAATTCCGTCGAGGAGAAGCTGCTGCTCACGTATTTCTTCTATGAAAatgagcagcaggagcagcaaaaGCTGGAGCAAAAGACGCCGCTGCTGGTGAAG CTGACGACACCTAAAAagcaatcaaaacaaaaaaaaccggAGTCggagctgaagctggagcAAGAGCAAGAGGAATATGAGACTGATGCAGGCCTGGATGCCAGTTTGGATGAAGATGAGGATGACGAGGAGaaggaggatgaggatgagacTGACAGTGACAGTGATGACGAGCATTCGGATACGGATAGCGAAACAAGTTCAACACTGCTGCATAAATCCGCTCCGATCAGGGAATACGAACAGAATCTGGTCAAGCGCTGGCTGACGCAACGTCAGTCAAGTCCAGATTCCAAATATTAG
- the LOC117781946 gene encoding uncharacterized protein LOC117781946: protein MAEHNSYEQECQRAELLGIQPPNKDEFDRKQRERLEYELAEQEAAEANVLEEQDESLRSAGGKLDELNSILSSTQQRLNRFKQTACGSLTNIFARGGSFSGPAGSAGSNSTDVVPGGGVEESAEQPPVQKQPQPMTPPTAAQVSAAKAAQRQKMDGHLDKLDTMINKAGNAELAMSEQTKQMRRLAK, encoded by the exons ATGGCGGAGCACAATAGCTATGAACAGGAGTGCCAACGGGCGGAACTTCTGGGCATCCAACCACCGAATAAGGATGAATTCGACCGTAAACAAAGGGAACGACTGGAATATGAATTGGCCGAACAGGAGGCCGCCGAGGCAAAC GTGCTGGAGGAGCAGGATGAATCCCTGCGTAGCGCGGGTGGCAAGTTGGATGAATTGAACAGCATTTTGTCGAGCACGCAGCAGCGTTTGAATCGCTTTAAGCAGACAGCGTGTGGCAGCTTGACAAATATATTTGCACGTGGAGGCAGTTTTAGTGGCCCGGCCGGTAGCGCTGGTAGCAACTCCACGGATGTGGTGCCAGGTGGTGGTGTCGAGGAGTCTGCGGAGCAGCCACCAGTCCAAAAGCAACCACAACCAATGACACCGCCAACTGCGGCTCAGGTGAGCGCAGCAAAGGCAGCGCAACGTCAGAAGATGGATGGACATCTGGATAAGCTGGATACAATGATCAACAAAGCGGGCAATGCCGAGTTGGCGATGAGCGAACAGACAAAACAGATGCGTCGTCTGGCCAAGTGA
- the LOC117781920 gene encoding U4/U6.U5 tri-snRNP-associated protein 2 — MAQTQPAAKRVKLETKHKPLLEDDETPSVFNPKYRVCPYLDTINRNLLDFDFEKLCSISLTRINVYACLVCGKYFQGRGTNTHAYTHSVGEAHHVFLNLHTLRFYCLPDNYEIIDSSLDDIKYVLNPTFLRNEISKLDQLQPKHSRTVDGVLYLPGVVGLNNIKANDYCNVVLHALSHVSPLRDYFLREQSYAGIKRPPGDSMFTLVQRFGELMRKMWNPRNFKAHVSPHEMLQAVVLWSSKRFQITEQGDPIDFLSWFLNTLHRALKGNKQPNSSILYKIFLGEMKIYTRKIPPVELDDAAKQQLLATEEYKHQVEHTNFIYLTCDLPPPPLFTDEFRENIIPQVNLYQLLGKFNGSSEKEYKTYKDNFMKRFEITKLPQFIILYIKRFTKNTFFLEKNPTIVNFPIKNVDFGDILGMKQRDKSLKDTKYNLVANIVHDGDPKKGTYRVHILHKANGQWYEMQDLHVTEILPQMITLTESYIQIYERSAEP, encoded by the exons ATGGCGCAAACGCAACCAGCAG CCAAGCGGGTGAAGCTGGAGACGAAACACAAACCTCTTTTGGAAGACGATG AGACACCATCGGTCTTTAATCCCAAATATCGGGTGTGTCCCTATCTGGACACAATCAATCGCAATCTGTTGGATTTTGACTTTGAGAAACTGTGCTCCATTTCGCTGACGCGGATAAACGTTTACGCCTGTCTGGTGTGTGGCAAGTATTTCCAGGGGCGTGGCACGAACACGCACGCCTACACACACTCGGTGGGCGAGGCACACCATGTGTTCCTCAATTTGCACACACTGCGTTTTTACTGCCTGCCGGACAACTATGAGATCATTGACTCCTCGCTGGACGACATCAAATACGTGCTGAATCCGACATTTCTGCGCAACGAAATCAGCAAATTGGATCAACTGCAGCCTAAGCATTCCCGTACAGTGGATGGCGTACTCTATTTGCCCGGCGTCGTGGGTCTGAACAACATTAAAGCCAACGACTATTGCAATGTGGTACTGCATGCGTTGTCGCATGTAAGTCCACTGCGGGACTATTTTCTACGGGAGCAGAGCTATGCGGGTATCAAGCGACCGCCCGGTGATTCCATGTTCACGCTCGTCCAGCGTTTTGGCGAGCTAATGCGTAAAATGTGGAATCCGCGCAACTTTAAGGCGCACGTGTCGCCACACGAAATGTTACAGGCGGTGGTGCTGTGGTCAAGCAAACGTTTCCAAATCACAGAACAAGGAGATCCCATTGATTTTCTATCATGGTTCCTTAACACACTGCATCGCGCCCTCAAGGGTAACAAGCAGCCCAATTCGTCCATATTGTACAAGATCTTTCTGGGTGAAATGAAGATCTACACACGCAAAATTCCGCCCGTTGAACTGGACGATGCGGCCAAACAGCAACTGTTGGCCACGGAGGAGTACAAGCATCAGGTGGAGCATACGAACTTCATCTATTTGACCTGTGatctgccgccgccgccgttGTTTACGGATGAGTTTCGTGAAAATATCATACCGCAGGTGAATCTTTACCAGCTGCTGGGCAAATTCAATGGCAGCTCCGAGAAGGAGTACAAAACATACAAGGATAACTTCATGAAGCGCTTTGAGATTACAAAACTGCCACAGTTTATAATCCTGTACATTAAGCGCTTCACTAAAAATACATTCTTCCTTGAGAAGAATCCCACTATTGTGAACTTTCCCATCAA GAATGTGGACTTTGGTGATATTCTGGGCATGAAGCAGCGGGACAAGTCATTGAAGGATACCAAATATAATCTGGTTGCGAATATTGTGCACGATGGAGATCCCAAGAAGGGCACGTATCGTGTCCACATACTCCACAAGGCCAATGGACAGTGGTATGAGATGCAGGATTTACATGTCACGGAAATTCTGCCACAAATGATCACGCTAACCGAGTCCTATATACAGATCTATGAGCGTAGCGCCGAACCCTAA
- the LOC117781930 gene encoding glutamine synthetase 2 cytoplasmic isoform X1 has translation MHSSMSARILEDSPNARINKTILDRYLTLPLEDNVVQATYVWIDGTGEDLRCKDRTLDFIPSSPKELPVWNYDGSSCYQAEGSNSDTYLYPVAIYKDPFRRGNNILVMCDTYKFDGTPSNTNKRKTCLEVVNKCIDEEPWFGIEQEYTFLDFDGHPLGWPKNGFPGPQGPYYCGVGANKVYARDIVDAHYRACLYAGIKVSGTNAEVMPAQWEYQVGPCLGISIGDDLWMSRFLLHRISEEFGIVATLDPKPMPGDWNGAGAHTNVSTKAMREDGGIRDIEKAVAKLSKCHERHIRAYDPKQGQDNARRLTGRHETSSINDFSAGVANRGCSIRIPRGVNDDGKGYFEDRRPSSNCDPYSVVEAILRTICLDE, from the exons ATGCATTCATC TATGTCTGCTAGAATTTTGGAAGATTCGCCCAATGCGCGCATCAATAAGACGATATTGGATCGTTATTTGACTCTGCCGCTGGAGGATAATGTTGTGCAGGCGACCTACGTGTGGATCGATGGAACTGGCGAGGATTTGCGCTGCAAGGATCGTACACTCGACTTCATACCATCAAGCCCAAAGG AATTGCCCGTTTGGAACTATGATGGCAGCTCATGCTATCAGGCGGAGGGCAGCAACTCGGACACCTATCTGTATCCGGTGGCTATTTACAAGGATCCCTTCCGACGTGGCAACAACATTTTGGTCATGTGCGACACCTACAAGTTCGATGGCACACCGAGCAACACGAACAAGCGTAAGACTTGCCTGGAGGTGGTCAACAAGTGCATCGATGAGGAGCCTTGGTTTGGCATTGAACAGGAATACACATTCCTTGACTTCGATGGTCATCCATTAGGTTGGCCCAAGAATGGTTTCCCCGGTCCCCAAGGTCCCTACTACTGTGGCGTCGGAGCCAATAAG GTTTATGCCCGTGATATTGTGGATGCACATTATCGCGCTTGTCTCTATGCTGGCATCAAGGTGTCCGGCACCAATGCGGAGGTGATGCCCGCCCAATGGGAGTACCAGGTGGGACCCTGTCTAGGCATCTCCATTGGCGACGACTTGTGGATGTCGCGTTTCCTCTTGCATCGCATCTCCGAGGAATTTGGC ATTGTGGCTACTTTGGACCCCAAGCCGATGCCAGGTGATTGGAATGGCGCTGGAGCACACACAAATGTGTCCACAAAGGCAATGAGGGAGGATGGCGGCATTCGCGATATTGAGAAGGCGGTGGCCAAGCTATCCAAGTGCCATGAACGTCACATTCGTGCCTACGATCCCAAGCAGGGACAGGACAATGCCCGTCGTCTTACCGGCAGGCACGAGACGAGCTCAATCAATGACTTTAGTGCCGGTGTGGCAAATCGTGGTTGCAGCATACGCATTCCACGTGGCGTCAATGATGATGGCAAGGGTTACTTTGAGGATCGTCGGCCGAGCTCCAATTGCGATCCCTACTCGGTGGTGGAGGCTATTTTGCGCACCATCTGTCTGGATGAGTAG
- the LOC117781930 gene encoding glutamine synthetase 2 cytoplasmic isoform X2: MSARILEDSPNARINKTILDRYLTLPLEDNVVQATYVWIDGTGEDLRCKDRTLDFIPSSPKELPVWNYDGSSCYQAEGSNSDTYLYPVAIYKDPFRRGNNILVMCDTYKFDGTPSNTNKRKTCLEVVNKCIDEEPWFGIEQEYTFLDFDGHPLGWPKNGFPGPQGPYYCGVGANKVYARDIVDAHYRACLYAGIKVSGTNAEVMPAQWEYQVGPCLGISIGDDLWMSRFLLHRISEEFGIVATLDPKPMPGDWNGAGAHTNVSTKAMREDGGIRDIEKAVAKLSKCHERHIRAYDPKQGQDNARRLTGRHETSSINDFSAGVANRGCSIRIPRGVNDDGKGYFEDRRPSSNCDPYSVVEAILRTICLDE, translated from the exons ATGTCTGCTAGAATTTTGGAAGATTCGCCCAATGCGCGCATCAATAAGACGATATTGGATCGTTATTTGACTCTGCCGCTGGAGGATAATGTTGTGCAGGCGACCTACGTGTGGATCGATGGAACTGGCGAGGATTTGCGCTGCAAGGATCGTACACTCGACTTCATACCATCAAGCCCAAAGG AATTGCCCGTTTGGAACTATGATGGCAGCTCATGCTATCAGGCGGAGGGCAGCAACTCGGACACCTATCTGTATCCGGTGGCTATTTACAAGGATCCCTTCCGACGTGGCAACAACATTTTGGTCATGTGCGACACCTACAAGTTCGATGGCACACCGAGCAACACGAACAAGCGTAAGACTTGCCTGGAGGTGGTCAACAAGTGCATCGATGAGGAGCCTTGGTTTGGCATTGAACAGGAATACACATTCCTTGACTTCGATGGTCATCCATTAGGTTGGCCCAAGAATGGTTTCCCCGGTCCCCAAGGTCCCTACTACTGTGGCGTCGGAGCCAATAAG GTTTATGCCCGTGATATTGTGGATGCACATTATCGCGCTTGTCTCTATGCTGGCATCAAGGTGTCCGGCACCAATGCGGAGGTGATGCCCGCCCAATGGGAGTACCAGGTGGGACCCTGTCTAGGCATCTCCATTGGCGACGACTTGTGGATGTCGCGTTTCCTCTTGCATCGCATCTCCGAGGAATTTGGC ATTGTGGCTACTTTGGACCCCAAGCCGATGCCAGGTGATTGGAATGGCGCTGGAGCACACACAAATGTGTCCACAAAGGCAATGAGGGAGGATGGCGGCATTCGCGATATTGAGAAGGCGGTGGCCAAGCTATCCAAGTGCCATGAACGTCACATTCGTGCCTACGATCCCAAGCAGGGACAGGACAATGCCCGTCGTCTTACCGGCAGGCACGAGACGAGCTCAATCAATGACTTTAGTGCCGGTGTGGCAAATCGTGGTTGCAGCATACGCATTCCACGTGGCGTCAATGATGATGGCAAGGGTTACTTTGAGGATCGTCGGCCGAGCTCCAATTGCGATCCCTACTCGGTGGTGGAGGCTATTTTGCGCACCATCTGTCTGGATGAGTAG